A section of the Girardinichthys multiradiatus isolate DD_20200921_A chromosome 5, DD_fGirMul_XY1, whole genome shotgun sequence genome encodes:
- the tekt4 gene encoding tektin-4, whose protein sequence is MSSDIIMSPSYYGSIAAAQGDQEKSPPLEQDIPQLSSGSVTAGYRSAKYSPAEWFSNYQTILEQAGTNHNKAQNIKQKSRTLSQDTEAAALKTQAEGTRLLGERLQEIHYWKSELQRHIEHLQADTESLLMLKKRLERSLDSTETPYAIATDNLTCRARRLGAELVRDIVEEELVKEVDLIRSIQALLEKTAAQIVAQIKRNREAQQTLEMDWSDKCQAYSFDDASGRHSNMSPDTQQHPSSATMQEQVSTPSSWTQFTQDNLSKAMQEEQATNNLRMLVEQMLQDITDDLRVQCTRVDRAFSLRCEDLIEAKTQLEMKLVQTLEQIGSQEKNIEALQQAIHNKEAPLRVAQSRLYLRSLRPNMELCRDQPQLSLEAEVKQIDATLESLKQKLSEARRSLSHLEESRMALQKDINCKTHSLFIEREKCMTYRKRYPTISALSGY, encoded by the exons ATGAGTTCAGATATTATTATGTCTCCGTCGTATTATGGCAGCATAGCAGCAGCTCAGGGAGACCAGGAGAAAAGTCCTCCTCTAGAACAGGACATCCCACAGCTGTCCTCAGGCTCAGTCACCGCCGGGTACCGCTCAGCTAAATACAGCCCTGCTGAATGGTTCTCCAACTACCAAACCATCCTTGAACAGGCTGGTACCAACCACAACAAAGCCCAAAACATCAAGCAGAAGTCCAGAACTTTGAGCCAGGACACAGAGGCTGCTGCTTTGAAGACCCAGGCTGAGGGAACACGTCTTCTTGGAGAGAGACTCCAAGAGATCCACTACTGGAAGTCTGAGCTGCAGCGGCACATTGAGCACCTGCAGGCTGATACAGAGTCACTGCTgatgctgaagaagcgtctggAGAGATCTCTGGATTCCACTGAGACTCCTTATGCCATCGCCACTGATAATTTGACCTGCAGAGCAAGAAGACTGGGAGCAGAGCTGGTCAGAGACATCGTGGAGGAGGAGCTGGTAAAG gAGGTGGACTTGATCAGAAGCATTCAGGCTCTGCTGGAGAAAACTGCTGCTCAGATTGTCGCTCAAATCAA AAGGAACAGAGAGGCCCAGCAAACATTGGAGATGGACTGGTCTGATAAGTGTCAGGCTTATAGCTTTGACGATGCTAGTGGAAGACACAGTAACATGAGTCCAGATACACAGCAGCACCCCAGCTCAGCCACCATGCAGGAACA GGTTTCTACCCCCTCATCATGGACACAGTTTACTCAAGACAACCTGTCCAAGGCCATGCAGGAGGAACAGGCCACCAACAATCTCAG AATGCTTGTGGAGCAAATGCTGCAGGACATCACTGACGATTTGAGAGTCCAATGCACCCGCGTGGACCGAGCCTTCAGCCTGCGTTGTGAGGACCTTATTGAGGCCAAGACCCAGCTGGAGATGAAGTTAGTTCAG acTTTGGAGCAAATCGGGTCCCAGGAGAAGAACATTGAGGCTCTACAGCAGGCCATTCACAACAAAGAGGCCCCACTGAGAGTGGCTCAGTCCAGGCTTTATCTTCGTTCTCTCAGACCAAACATGGAACTCTGCAGGGACCAACCCCAGCTCAG TTTGGAAGCAGAAGTGAAACAGATTGATGCCACCTTGGAGTCTCTGAAGCAGAAGCTGAGCGAAGCCAGACGCTCCCTGTCCCATCTGGAGGAGTCAAGGATGGCTCTTCAGAAGGACATAAACTGTAAAACCCACTCACTGTTTATTGAGAGGGAAAAGTGCATGACTTACCGTAAACGATACCCAACCATCTCAGCACTGTCAGGATACTGA
- the LOC124868366 gene encoding gastrula zinc finger protein XlCGF57.1-like gives MWRPQLKHRQSAAEGEISQTAEKRKKNMSVRHVVSDVKQMLMVKEEANLDYKPCADLHDPKTQHIQEEQGRVCTSVGGEQQDTEKDIEVDDIKHSVSELIHLSEHGLKTINMDNDWKESRAPESDGNDKPFSCSEFAKQGLKFSCEDCGITFVGKRALDSHKRIHTGEKPFCCDLCGHRFSHKGSFNMHKRIHTGEKSFCCDLCGKRFVQKANLISHIRVHTGQKPFCCDLCGKRFTRIDTLKTHKRSHTGQKPFCCDVCGQRFTQKANLTMHVRIHTGQKPFCCDLCGHRFSRIDLLNTHKKIHTGLKPFCCVVCGQRFSRKSNLNIHMRTHTGQKPFCCDLCGKRFSHKSSLNTHKRIHTGQKPFCCDLCGKGFSEKGSLNRHTRIHTGEKAFCCDLCGKRFSEKGSLRKHMIIHTGQKPFCCKVCGERFSLKRNLCTHIKFHSGGKNAKL, from the exons ATGTGGAGACCGCAGCTCAAACACCGGCAGAGTGCAGCAGAAGGAGAGATTTCTCAAACcgctgaaaaaaggaaaaagaacatgAGCGTCCGCCATGTTGTGAGTG atgttaagcagatgctgatggttaaagAAGAAGCTAACTTAGACTACAAACCTTGTGCTGACCTGCATGACCCAAAGACCCAGCACATACAGGAGGAACAGGGGAGAGTCTGCACCAGTGTGGGGGGAGAACAGCAAGACACTGAGAAGGATATAGAGGTTGATGATATAAAGCACTCTGTCTCTGAGCTGATACACTTGTCAGAACATGGACTGAAAACTATAAACATGGACAATGACTGGAAAGAGAGCAGAGCTCCCGAGTCAGATGGAAACGACAAACCTTTTAGCTGTTCTGAGTTTGCTAAACAAGGGttgaagtttagctgtgaagactgtggtaTAACATTTGTAGGAAAACGTGCTTTGGACAGTCAtaagagaatccacacaggagagaaacctttctgttgtgatctttgtggacaTAGATTTAGCCATAAAGGAAGTTTCAACATGCATAAGAGAATCCATACAGGAGAGAAATCCTTCTgctgtgatctatgtggaaaaagatttgtccaAAAGGCAAATTTAATATCACACATCAGAGTTCACACAGGACAAAAACCattctgttgtgatctttgtggaaaaagatttacccGAATAGATACTTTAAAGACACATAAAAGAAGccacacaggacagaaacctttctgttgtgatgtttgtggacaaagattCACCCAAAAAGCAAATTTAACAATGCacgtgagaatccacacaggacaaaaaccattctgttgtgatctttgtggacaCAGATTTAGCCGAATAGATTTGTtaaacacacacaagaaaatccacacaggactgaaacctttctgttgtgttgtttgtggacaaagatttagtcgtaaatctaatttaaacatacacatgagaactcacactggacagaaacctttctgctgtgatctttgtggaaaaagattcagtcataaatcaagtttaaacacacacaagagaatccacacaggacagaaacctttctgttgtgatctttgtggaAAAGGATTTAGCGAGAAAGGGTCCCTAAACAGACAcacgagaatccacacaggagagaaagcTTTCTGCTGTGatctttgtggaaaaagatttagcgAGAAAGGGTCTTTAAGGAAACACATGATAatccacacaggacagaaacctttctgttgtaaAGTTTGTGGAGAAAGATTTAGCCTGAAAAGAAATTTATGCACACACATCAAATTTCACAGCGGAGGAAAAAATGCTAAGCTATGA